One genomic window of Cannabis sativa cultivar Pink pepper isolate KNU-18-1 chromosome 2, ASM2916894v1, whole genome shotgun sequence includes the following:
- the LOC115720968 gene encoding uncharacterized protein LOC115720968 isoform X2: MERFSIWSLSSKANNGNNFIRSWLFLGSYRLAHMWHDFGGVWVHCALHRIPVLGWLLQQPHIRSDDIEEKGTGRIFYSEGELNVGRSRLLLTSTFFL, translated from the exons ATGGAGCGATTTTCGATTTGGTCTCTTTCGAGCAAAGCGAACAATG GGAACAATTTCATTCGGTCTTGGCTTTTTCTTGGTAGTTATAGGCTGGCCCATATGTGGCATGATTTTGGAGGCGTATGGGTTCATTGTGCTCTTCAT aggATACCTGTTCTTGGATGGTTGTTACAACAACCTCATATTAGATCG GATGACATTGAGGAGAAGGGAACTGGTAGGATTTTTTACTCTGAAG GTGAACTAAATGTTGGCAGGTCTCGACTACTACTGACGAGCACATTTTTTTTGTAG
- the LOC115720968 gene encoding uncharacterized protein LOC115720968 isoform X1, producing the protein MYCKCKVGVTYNRTKVLFAIIHETSKFQGNNFIRSWLFLGSYRLAHMWHDFGGVWVHCALHRIPVLGWLLQQPHIRSDDIEEKGTGRIFYSEGELNVGRSRLLLTSTFFL; encoded by the exons ATGTATTGCAAATGCAAGGTAGGGGTGACTTACAATAGGACTAAAGTCCTCTTTGCAATTATTCATGAAACCTCAAAATTTCAAG GGAACAATTTCATTCGGTCTTGGCTTTTTCTTGGTAGTTATAGGCTGGCCCATATGTGGCATGATTTTGGAGGCGTATGGGTTCATTGTGCTCTTCAT aggATACCTGTTCTTGGATGGTTGTTACAACAACCTCATATTAGATCG GATGACATTGAGGAGAAGGGAACTGGTAGGATTTTTTACTCTGAAG GTGAACTAAATGTTGGCAGGTCTCGACTACTACTGACGAGCACATTTTTTTTGTAG